A single Streptomyces mirabilis DNA region contains:
- a CDS encoding response regulator transcription factor: MRVVIAEDSALLRDGLVQLLRLRDVEVAAAVGDAETLLAAVAEHRPDVAVVDIRLPPTQTDEGVRAAVRLRKEHPGTGVLILSQYVETTYARQLLADPAGIGYLLKERVVDIGEFVDAMERVAGGGTALDPEVVAQLFGASRRATALDRLTPREREVLALMAEGRTNQSIAGAFTVSERAVEKHIANIFTKLDLPPSGTGHRRVLAVLRYLDSVTVT, translated from the coding sequence ATGCGCGTCGTCATCGCCGAGGACTCCGCCCTCCTGCGTGACGGGCTGGTCCAACTGCTGCGGCTGCGGGACGTGGAGGTCGCGGCGGCCGTCGGGGACGCCGAGACGCTGCTCGCCGCCGTGGCCGAGCACCGTCCGGACGTCGCCGTCGTCGACATCAGGCTGCCGCCCACGCAGACCGACGAGGGCGTACGGGCGGCCGTACGGCTGCGCAAGGAACACCCAGGCACCGGGGTGCTGATCCTCTCGCAGTACGTGGAGACGACGTACGCCCGGCAACTGCTCGCCGACCCGGCCGGGATCGGCTATCTGTTGAAGGAACGGGTCGTCGACATCGGCGAGTTCGTGGACGCCATGGAACGGGTCGCCGGGGGCGGCACCGCCCTCGACCCCGAGGTCGTCGCGCAGCTCTTCGGCGCGAGCCGGCGCGCCACCGCCCTCGACAGGCTCACACCGCGCGAGCGCGAGGTGCTCGCCCTGATGGCCGAGGGCCGGACCAACCAGTCGATCGCCGGCGCCTTCACCGTCTCGGAACGCGCGGTGGAGAAGCACATCGCCAACATCTTCACGAAGCTCGACCTGCCGCCGTCGGGCACCGGGCACCGAAGGGTGCTGGCGGTCCTGCGCTACCTGGACTCGGTGACCGTCACATAG
- a CDS encoding sulfite exporter TauE/SafE family protein yields the protein MPDISLTVVVVLCLASLAAGWIDAVVGGGGLLLLPAMLLGLPAGTPAAYALGTNKAVAIVGTTGAAVTYARKAPVDVRLAVRIGLAALAGSTAGAFVAAGMSTDVLKPVVMVVLLGVGTFVMLRPAFGTAPSTEPVSARRVLAAIGLAGLGIGFYDGLIGPGTGTFLVLALTALLHFDLVTASATAKIVNCCTNAGALATFAWKGTVYWQLAALMAVFNLVGGTVGAHTALKRGSGFVRVVLLTVVFALVANLAYQQWIA from the coding sequence ATGCCCGACATATCGCTGACCGTCGTCGTTGTGCTCTGCCTCGCCTCCCTCGCGGCGGGCTGGATCGACGCCGTGGTGGGCGGTGGCGGGCTGCTTCTGCTCCCCGCGATGCTGCTCGGACTGCCGGCCGGCACACCGGCGGCGTACGCGCTCGGGACGAACAAGGCGGTCGCGATCGTCGGGACGACCGGCGCGGCGGTGACGTACGCGCGCAAGGCGCCGGTGGATGTGCGGCTGGCCGTGCGGATCGGGCTCGCGGCGCTGGCCGGCTCCACGGCCGGTGCCTTCGTGGCCGCCGGGATGAGTACGGACGTGCTGAAGCCGGTGGTCATGGTGGTGCTGCTCGGCGTCGGGACCTTCGTGATGCTGCGGCCCGCCTTCGGTACGGCGCCCTCGACCGAGCCCGTCTCCGCGCGGCGCGTGCTGGCCGCGATCGGGCTCGCGGGCCTCGGGATCGGCTTCTACGACGGGCTCATCGGCCCCGGCACGGGTACGTTCCTCGTCCTGGCGCTGACCGCGCTGCTCCACTTCGACCTGGTGACCGCCTCCGCCACCGCGAAGATCGTCAACTGCTGCACCAACGCGGGCGCCCTCGCGACCTTCGCCTGGAAGGGCACCGTGTACTGGCAACTGGCCGCGCTGATGGCCGTGTTCAACCTGGTGGGCGGCACGGTGGGGGCGCACACCGCGCTCAAGAGGGGCAGCGGGTTCGTCCGGGTGGTGCTGCTGACGGTGGTGTTCGCGCTGGTGGCGAATCTGGCGTACCAGCAGTGGATCGCGTAG
- a CDS encoding class F sortase, giving the protein MRRVSNTVIASVTVVALCSGTWLLYNGTQVHPPPQPSAAQAGTGDALPQGAPALRHSPPERIRIPSIGVNAPLMGLGLTPQGSLDVPPAGQKNLAGWYQAGTTPGERGTAIVAGHVDNANGPAVFYNLGALKKGSAIEVARRDGGTALFAVDAVEVYAARDFPDEKVYGAASRPELRVITCGGDYSKATGYQGNVVVFAHLTGSR; this is encoded by the coding sequence ATGCGCCGGGTCAGCAACACCGTCATAGCTTCCGTCACCGTGGTCGCCCTCTGCTCAGGGACCTGGCTGCTGTACAACGGCACGCAGGTCCACCCACCGCCCCAGCCCTCCGCCGCCCAGGCCGGCACCGGCGACGCCCTCCCGCAGGGTGCCCCCGCGCTCCGCCACTCCCCGCCCGAGCGCATCCGCATCCCCTCCATCGGCGTGAACGCCCCGCTGATGGGCCTCGGCCTCACCCCGCAGGGCAGCCTGGACGTCCCGCCCGCCGGGCAGAAGAACCTCGCGGGCTGGTACCAGGCCGGCACCACCCCCGGCGAGCGGGGCACCGCCATCGTCGCGGGCCACGTCGACAACGCCAACGGCCCCGCCGTCTTCTACAACCTCGGCGCCCTCAAGAAGGGCAGCGCCATCGAGGTGGCACGCCGCGACGGCGGCACCGCGCTCTTCGCCGTCGACGCCGTCGAGGTGTACGCCGCCCGCGACTTCCCGGACGAGAAGGTGTACGGCGCCGCGTCCCGCCCCGAACTGCGTGTCATCACCTGCGGCGGCGACTACTCGAAGGCCACCGGGTACCAGGGGAACGTGGTCGTCTTCGCCCACCTCACCGGCAGCCGCTGA